One genomic window of Gossypium hirsutum isolate 1008001.06 chromosome D11, Gossypium_hirsutum_v2.1, whole genome shotgun sequence includes the following:
- the LOC107925925 gene encoding heterogeneous nuclear ribonucleoprotein F isoform X1 has translation MYGSRGAMLGSGGVSDGYEVGSKRQRMMESTPYFAVNSGMGGYQPYGYGGGYQPPSFPVVRLRGLPFNCTDIDIFKFFAGLDIVDVLLVNKNGRFSGEAFVLFAGSMQVEFALQRDRQNMGRRYVEVFRCKRQDYYHAVAAEVNYEGIYDNDFHGSPPPSRAKRFNDKDQMEYTEILKLRGLPFSVKKPEIVEFFADFKIVEDRIHIACRPDGKATGEAYVEFTSVEEAKRAMCKDKMMIGSRYVELFPSTPDEARRAESRSRQ, from the exons ATGTACGGATCCAGAGG GGCAATGTTGGGAAGCGGGGGGGTTTCGGACGGGTACGAGGTCGGCTCAAAGAGACAAAGAATGATGGAATCAACTCCCTACTTCGCAGTGAACAGCGGTATGGGCGGCTATCAACCTTACGGGTATGGTGGTGGCTACCAACCTCCTTCCTTTCCGGTAGTACGTCTTAGGGGGCTTCCTTTCAACTGCACTGATATCGACATTTTCAAGTTCTTTGCCGGATTGGACATTGTCGACGTTTTGCTAGTCAACAAGAATGGAAGGTTCTCCGGAGAAGCCTTTGTTCTCTTTGCCGGGTCAATGCAGGTTGAGTTTGCTTTGCAAAGGGATCGACAAAACATGGGACGCCGCTATGTAGAAGTTTTTCGGTGTAAGAGGCAAGACTATTACCATGCCGTAGCCGCAGAGGTGAATTACGAAGGAATCTATGATAATGATTTCCACGGAAGCCCCCCACCCTCTCGAGCAAAGAGATTCAACGATAAGGATCAAATGGAATACACCGAAATACTCAAGTTGCGTGGTCTTCCTTTCTCGGTGAAGAAGCCTGAAATCGTTGAATTCTTTGCAGATTTCAAGATCGTTGAAGACAGGATACACATTGCATGCCGCCCCGATGGGAAAGCCACTGGAGAGGCATACGTGGAGTTTACTTCCGTCGAGGAGGCTAAAAGAGCAATGTGCAAGGATAAGATGATGATAGGGTCTCGGTATGTGGAATTGTTTCCTTCAACACCAGACGAAGCTCGACGAGCCGAATCAAGATCGAGGCAGTGA
- the LOC107925803 gene encoding putative disease resistance protein RGA1, giving the protein MLRFANSEVFDISGWKELESLSQNGLSLVGHRFITIEDCPQLVSLETEEERLPVDKIPAVESLEIWYCERLNRLPEVLHAFTFLTGMRLNGCPGLVCLEMRNFPPALKKLEISKCENLLYLVDENVNNKSSNTCLLEHLEIMDCPSLIWLSSRGDICNRLQHLEIGSCSKLSILFVNAKLPAMLQQLVIWDCPVLECIAQDFHETLDLKSIKIFCAENIKSLPRGLDKLSHLEEIEVHGCPSLVSFEESALPTTNLREEGFPTSLTSLEISNAPRIYTSLVEWGFNRLTFLQELKISGEGCSNVVSFPEERIGRMLPPSLTYISIHQFENLEYMCSKGFQHLTSLQKLFIVNCPKLTSLPEKDMLLSLEWLYISNCPLLEEGCSRGKGREWSKIAHIPFVQIEADLDKRIGVKKASTVML; this is encoded by the exons ATGTTGAGATTTGCAAACTCGGAAGTTTTTGACATCTCTGGTTGGAAAGAGTTGGAGTCTTTATCTCAAAATGGGTTAAGCTTAGTTGGGCATCGTTTTATTACGATTGAGGATTGTCCACAATTGGTCTCTTTGGAAACAGAGGAGGAGAGATTGCCAGTTGACAAGATTCCGGCTGTTGAATCTCTGGAAATATGGTATTGTGAAAGGCTGAATAGACTACCAGAAGTCTTACATGCTTTCACGTTCCTTACTGGAATGAGACTTAATGGGTGTCCAGGCTTGGTTTGTTTGGAAATGAGGAACTTTCCCCCTGCTTTAAAAAAGCTTGAGATTTCAAAATGTGAGAATTTACTATATTTGGttgatgaaaatgtaaataataaGAGTAGCAACACTTGTCTACTCGAGCACTTGGAAATAATGGATTGTCCATCGCTAATATGGTTATCATCAAGGGGCGATATATGCAATCGACTTCAACATCTCGAAATTGGAAGTTGTTCAAAGCTAAGTATCTTATTTGTGAACGCCAAGTTACCCGCAATGCTTCAACAACTAGTTATTTGGGATTGTCCAGTGTTGGAATGCATAGCCCAAGATTTCCATGAAACTCTtgatctcaaaagtataaaaattttttGTGCTGAAAATATTAAATCATTACCAAGAGGATTGGACAAGCTCAGCCATCTTGAAGAGATTGAAGTTCATGGGTGCCCAAGTCTGGTTTCATTTGAAGAAAGTGCGTTGCCCACAACAAATCTCAGA GAAGAGGGTTTTCCTACCAGCCTCACATCACTTGAAATCTCAAACGCACCTAGAATTTACACATCACTTGTTGAATGGGGATTTAACAGACTCACATTTCTTCAAGAACTCAAAATCAGCGGTGAAGGATGCTCAAATGTGGTGTCGTTTCCAGAAGAAAGAATAGGAAGGATGCTGCCTCCTTCTCTCACCTATATCAGCATTCatcaatttgaaaatttggaaTACATGTGCTCCAAGGGCTTTCAACATCTCACTTCTCTTCAAAAATTGTTCATTGTCAATTGTCCTAAGCTCACATCTCTTCCAGAAAAAGATATGCTTCTCTCGCTAGAGTGGCTATATATTTCCAATTGCCCGTTGCTAGAAGAAGGGTGCAGTAGGGGTAAAGGACGAGAGTGGTCCAAGATTGCCCACATACCTTTTGTTCAAATTGAGGCGGATCTTGACAAAAGGATTGGAGTGAAAAAAGCTTCAACAGTGATGTTATAA
- the LOC107925925 gene encoding heterogeneous nuclear ribonucleoprotein F isoform X2, producing MGGYQPYGYGGGYQPPSFPVVRLRGLPFNCTDIDIFKFFAGLDIVDVLLVNKNGRFSGEAFVLFAGSMQVEFALQRDRQNMGRRYVEVFRCKRQDYYHAVAAEVNYEGIYDNDFHGSPPPSRAKRFNDKDQMEYTEILKLRGLPFSVKKPEIVEFFADFKIVEDRIHIACRPDGKATGEAYVEFTSVEEAKRAMCKDKMMIGSRYVELFPSTPDEARRAESRSRQ from the coding sequence ATGGGCGGCTATCAACCTTACGGGTATGGTGGTGGCTACCAACCTCCTTCCTTTCCGGTAGTACGTCTTAGGGGGCTTCCTTTCAACTGCACTGATATCGACATTTTCAAGTTCTTTGCCGGATTGGACATTGTCGACGTTTTGCTAGTCAACAAGAATGGAAGGTTCTCCGGAGAAGCCTTTGTTCTCTTTGCCGGGTCAATGCAGGTTGAGTTTGCTTTGCAAAGGGATCGACAAAACATGGGACGCCGCTATGTAGAAGTTTTTCGGTGTAAGAGGCAAGACTATTACCATGCCGTAGCCGCAGAGGTGAATTACGAAGGAATCTATGATAATGATTTCCACGGAAGCCCCCCACCCTCTCGAGCAAAGAGATTCAACGATAAGGATCAAATGGAATACACCGAAATACTCAAGTTGCGTGGTCTTCCTTTCTCGGTGAAGAAGCCTGAAATCGTTGAATTCTTTGCAGATTTCAAGATCGTTGAAGACAGGATACACATTGCATGCCGCCCCGATGGGAAAGCCACTGGAGAGGCATACGTGGAGTTTACTTCCGTCGAGGAGGCTAAAAGAGCAATGTGCAAGGATAAGATGATGATAGGGTCTCGGTATGTGGAATTGTTTCCTTCAACACCAGACGAAGCTCGACGAGCCGAATCAAGATCGAGGCAGTGA
- the LOC107925802 gene encoding putative disease resistance RPP13-like protein 1: MARNFGGHLRFKETGEKIVRRCNGLPLAAKAIGSLLRTVKYHQEWERIYESEIWNLPEEQCGIIPALRLSYHHLPSYLKRCFAYCSILPKDYEFEEEEIILLWRAEGLLQQKAIPQIKDLGHQYFQDLVSRSFFQISSKDEFRFVMHDLINDLAQVVAGEIFSKLESDKQQKFSNRTRHSSYIVSKYDRMKKFEAFNQVKSLRTFLPLRLSRYQRAFLTNVVLVDLLPRLGYFRVLSLCGYEIFELPDVFENLRHVRYLNFSDTNIKCLPDSLCTLYHLETLLLKGCFKLQKLPSKMGNLVNLHDLDIRGVKSIERMPFGIDKLTNLQRLSDFIIGEGDGHRMRELKYLSNLKGDICLSGLENINGQDAREARLDEKEMIDRLVLHWSKKFEESGNTEDEEWVLDSLCPPKKLQQLVIENYGGAKFSTWIADSSFKHMLSLELRNCKNCKSLPSIARLPLLKDLSIGGLDEVHKIGVELFGANQSNAFASLETLHFEIMPNWEEWDSCEGDEQASKFPSLLELSIRECPQLLGRLPTFLQSLQKLEIYKCRRLVVSISSFLSLCELSIEGCEQLVYEGSSSPEEVTSLKNVS, translated from the exons ATGG CAAGAAATTTCGGTGGACATCTCCGATTTAAAGAAACTGGAGAGAAAATTGTTAGAAGGTGCAATGGCTTACCTTTGGCCGCAAAAGCCATTGGAAGCTTGCTACGCACAGTTAAGTATCATCAAGAATGGGAAAGAATATATGAGAGTGAGATATGGAACTTACCAGAAGAGCAGTGTGGCATAATTCCAGCTTTGCGATTAAGCTACCATCATCTTCCGTCATACTTGAAACGATGTTTTGCATATTGCTCCATACTTCCTAAAGATTATGAATTTGAGGAAGAAGAAATAATCTTGTTATGGAGAGCAGAAGGTCTCCTGCAACAAAAAGCTATACCTCAAATTAAAGATCTTGGACATCAATATTTCCAAGATTTAGTGTCGAGGTCATTCTTTCAGATATCCAGTAAAGATGAGTTCCGATTCGTAATGCATGACCTTATCAATGATTTAGCTCAAGTAGTTGCAGGAGAAATATTCTCAAAATTGGAGAGTGATAAGCAACAGAAGTTCTCAAATCGCACTCGACATTCTTCTTATATTGTCAGCAAATATGACAGAATGAAGAAGTTTGAAGCATTTAATCAAGTGAAATCATTACGTACTTTTCTACCTTTACGGTTGTCGCGTTATCAGAGGGCTTTTTTAACTAATGTTGTTTTGGTTGATTTGTTGCCTAGACTTGGCTACTTCAGGGTGCTTTCTTTGTGTGGGTATGAGATCTTTGAGCTGCCtgatgtttttgaaaatttaagacaTGTTCGCTATTTAAATTTTTCTGACACCAATATCAAATGCCTACCTGATTCTTTGTGCACTCTTTACCATTTGGAAACTTTGTTATTAAAAGGGTGTTTCAAACTTCAAAAGTTGCCTTCAAAGATGGGAAATCTTGTCAACTTGCATGATCTTGATATCAGAGGTGTGAAGTCAATAGAAAGGATGCCTTTTGGAATTGATAAACTAACCAATCTTCAAAGGTTATCTGATTTTATCATAGGGGAAGGTGATGGACATCGTATGAGAGAATTGAAATATTTATCAAACCTCAAAGGTGATATTTGTCTCTCTGGGTTGGAGAATATTAACGGTCAAGATGCAAGGGAAGCCAGGTTAGATGAGAAGGAAATGATTGATCGATTGGTATTGCATTGGAGTAAAAAGTTTGAGGAGTCAGGGAATACAGAAGATGAAGAATGGGTGTTGGACTCTCTTTGTCCTCCAAAAAAGCTTCAGCAACTCGTCATTGAGAATTATGGTGGTGCAAAATTCTCTACTTGGATTGCAGATTCTTCCTTCAAGCATATGTTGTCATTGGAACTTCGCAACTGTAAAAATTGCAAATCTCTACCTTCAATTGCAAGGTTACCATTGTTAAAAGACCTTTCAATTGGTGGTTTGGATGAGGTACATAAGATTGGTGTTGAGTTGTTCGGAGCAAATCAATCGAATGCATTTGCATCATTAGAGACTCTACATTTTGAGATTATGCCAAACTGGGAGGAATGGGACTCATGTGAAGGTGATGAACAAGCTTCGAAATTCCCCAGCCTTCTTGAGCTTTCAATCAGAGAATGTCCTCAATTGTTGGGAAGGTTGCCAACCTTTCTTCAATCATTGCAGAAACTTGAAATCTACAAGTGTAGGAGGCTAGTAGTTTCAATTTCCAGTTTTTTGTCTCTATGTGAATTAAGCATTGAAGGGTGTGAACAATTGGTGTATGAAGGCTCTTCTTCTCCAGAGGAGGTTACCTCTTTGAAAAATgtctcttaa